GGTGCCACCTTGTGTGAATACACCGGAAGCAACGTCAGGATCGTATCCCACTAATTTAGCGACTTTTTTAATTGTTATTTTTTCTAGTGCATCTGCAACACCAGAATATTCACAATACACCATATTCGGGTTACCCATTAACCCTAAAATTGAACCATAAACACCTGGATCACTTGGCATTGCAATTACGTTTTCAACTGCGAGTGGATTTTCCCAATTTTTACATAACGTTGAAACCAACATCAGCAATTCATTAGGATCGTTTTCTGGGTAATTAATGTTTTGCTGAATTTGTGTATCAGCCATTAAACGTTCAAATAATTGTGCTCCATTAGCATAGCGCTGTAATTGGTCGTTATCATTATTCGTTGTTTTTCTAAACTGTGTAATCGATTGGATTGTTTTATCCTGAAATATCGGCCAATACTTCGGATCTCGGCTGAAAAAGTGAGCAATAACGTCGTGGTATTTCTTCTCAAATTCCGAGTTCAGAATATTGGCAGAAGATAAACCCAATAAATCTTGATTTTTCACTATATTCTCCAAATAGAAACCGACAATAATTTAATTTAGTTGCACAGCAATACTATACATTTTCTAATTAAATTAGTTAGTGAGCAATGTGATAACGTCTACCACATAGCCTATAACGGCTTAATAGTATTTATTATTAATATCAATAATTTATATTGACACGGAAAGTTAAATTTACAGCCATTAACTTTTCATCAATGTACTTATGTGACTGAGATCACAATGAAAATAGGACTATAAATAGAAACAATCACCAACAATACTATTAACTATTTGAAATATAATCAAAATACAATAATAACCATCTAACCATATGATATTATTGAATTCTTGATTCAATTAATTGTATTAATCTGTTATTTCCGCAATTAATACTGCTAAAATTATATTAATTTTAATTAATGATGAGAAAATCAAACTAAAAAACTACTATATTTTCAACAATCAGCAAATTAATTCTAATTTAAACAATTTTTAGGCATAAAATATTGGTTATGGGTAAAACAAAGGTAGTTACATACGAAAATATAAAGAAAAAAACTATTATAGTGAATAATTCTGGATATAATAAAAAAATCAGTTAAAGTAAAAAATAGTAACTCTAATAAATAATCAGAATATTTACTCTACATTTTTTATTTTTTTTGCCGATACTAAAAGTAATAATGTAGGTAATTAACGGGGAACACAATATGAAAACACGTATCGCTATCGCGACTGTATTCGTATTATTATCCGCAAGTGTCTATGCTGAAGAATTTACCTGCCAACTTGAAAATGGTAAGTATGTCAGCGTGTTCGCTGAACAGGGAAAACCCCCTGTTTATCGTTATGGCACACTGGCTAAAACAGAAATCACACTACCCGTGCCTCAACAACCTAATAATAATGTCTTTTATGGGCATCAAATGTTCGTTGCTGGAGCATCGACTTACATTCGATTTAAGAATGGAAATTACAGCTATGTCGTTTATGACGGTGAAGGAAGAGGATGGAATTTTAACGGCGTAATTGTTTATAAAGACAACAATATTATCAGCAAAAAAGAGTGCAAAGAGCCGTTAACACCAAGCCTAGATAATATTAAAGATTATGCCATTAAAATGGACCCTTATTTAGAAACTTATATCTATGCACCATAAATTCCATCAAAAAGCCTCAGTTGAAAATACTGAGGCTTAAGGTTACAACTAAGATTTTCTGTTAGAAAAGCCCCAAGAAGAAGCCAACACCTAAAGTAAAGAAGCTAAATAACCATATCCAACCAAATGAATAACGTAGGTGCCTTCCCATATCTGTTCCTGCAATCCCCATTGCCAACCAAGCTGCAGGAGAGAATGGACTAACAAACGTTCCAGCATTATTACCTATTGCCATCGCATACACGACATCAGCAGCAGGAACACCGCCCCCTGCAGTCACTTCTTGTACAATAGGAAGTAATGCGAAGTAATAAGCGTCTGTACTGGTAAAGATATCCATAGGTACACCTAGTATACCCACAATAATATGCAAATTATCCACCCAGGAATGAGGTAAGATTGCAGCTAAATCAAGCGCAATTGATTCCAGCATTTTACCATTAGACATAATTCCTAAGAATGCACCAGCCGATAAAATAATTGCTACCATTGATAACGCCTGTGGTGCATGATGGCTAATAATCGCAATTTGATCTCTGGGTTTGGGGTAATTGATCACTAACGCAACTGAAAACGCCACCATAAAAATATAAGGTGCAGAGAACAACCCTAACGCTAAACAAGTAATAGAAACAACAATCAATAAAATATTTATGCCGAATTTTTTCGGTTTTTCAGTGCCCGTTTCGGGTTGTTCTTCATCAAAGATGGCTAATAAAGAGTCTTTCTGATAAGGCGTCGTTCCTTTACGTTTTGCTTTTGCAATACGCTTATTTTCCCTAACCCCCATAATAGCAGCAAATACCATTGAGCCTAAAATGCCGAATAACTGTACAGGAATAAGTTTTTGCCA
This genomic stretch from Proteus vulgaris harbors:
- the citN gene encoding Mg(2+)/citrate complex transporter → MLTIIGLFIIITIVTLLMMGKTSPIIAMSVTPLIGALLAGYSFSEISTFFELGIKQVSSVATMFLFAILFFSIMKDLHIFNPLIRIMISLTRGNVIIVCVVTALVAAVVHLDGSGAATFLIIIPAFLPLYRRLGMSPYLMLLIMCTSMGVMNMVPWGGPLGRASAVTGIQAAELWQKLIPVQLFGILGSMVFAAIMGVRENKRIAKAKRKGTTPYQKDSLLAIFDEEQPETGTEKPKKFGINILLIVVSITCLALGLFSAPYIFMVAFSVALVINYPKPRDQIAIISHHAPQALSMVAIILSAGAFLGIMSNGKMLESIALDLAAILPHSWVDNLHIIVGILGVPMDIFTSTDAYYFALLPIVQEVTAGGGVPAADVVYAMAIGNNAGTFVSPFSPAAWLAMGIAGTDMGRHLRYSFGWIWLFSFFTLGVGFFLGLF